AGGAAGGCCAGGTTGCGATTGACTACCTCAAAGGGCGAGGACTGTCCGGCGAGGTGGTCAAAAAGTTTGGTATCGGCTTCGTGCCGGATCAGTGGGATCTGGTCCGCAACCGCTTTGGCCGCGATATGTCGGCCCAGCAGGCATTGGTCAGCGCCGGCATGCTGATAGAAAACGACAACGGCAGACGCTACGATCGCTTCCGCGGGCGGGTAATGTTCCCGATCCACGACCGCCGCGGCAGGGTGATCGGCTTCGGTGGCCGGGTACTGGGTGACGGCACGCCGAAATACCTCAACTCGCCAGAAACCCCGATCTTCCACAAAGGGCGTGAGCTCTACGGCCTGTACGAAGTCCTGCAGGCCCACCGCGAACCGGAAAAGCTGCTGGTCGTCGAAGGCTATATGGATGTTGTCGCCCTGGCGCAGTTCGGGGTCGACTATGCGGTCGCCTCGCTGGGTACCTCGACAACGGGCGATCATATCCAGATGATGTTCCGCCAGACCGGCACCGTGGTATGCTGCTATGATGGTGACCGTGCCGGCCGGGATGCGGCATGGCGTGCAATGGAGCAAGCCCTGCCTTACCTCAACGACGGCCGCCAGCTCAAATTTATGTTCTTGCCAGACGGCGAGGATCCCGACACCTATATCCGCCAGTACGGCCAGGAAGGGTTCGAAAAGCAAGTTGACCAGGCCATGACCCTGTCGGATTTCATGTTCAGCACCTTGCTGCAGCAGGTCGACACCAGCAGCAACGAAGGCAAAGCCAAGCTCAGTACCCTTGCAGTACCGTTGATTGACAAAGTGCCCGGCGGCACCCTGCGCCTCTATTTGCGTGAGATGCTTGGCAGAAAGTTGGGGTTGCCCAACGAAGAGCAGCTGCAGCAGCTAATATCAAAGCAAGGGGCCGAGGCACCGAAAAAAGCAGGCCAGCCGGAAATCAAGCGTACCCCGATGCGCGAAGTTATCGCACTGTTGATCCAAAACCCGCAATTTGTGAATAGCCTAGAATTTGATATGGCTGCATTTGAAGGGATTGATGTCGCTGGACTAAATTTATTGATAACAATAGTTGAAAAGTGTCGGGTCAACCCCAATATTAAAACTGGACAACTCCTAGAGGGTTGGCGCGGAAGCAAAAGCGAAGGGATGCTGGCACGTCTGGCCGCCTGGGAACTGCCTCTTGCCAAAGAAGAGGACAACACTCTAGATGTTTTTCTTGACGCAATGGACAAAGTCATTGACCAGTGCGTTAAACAACAAATCGAAAAGTTGCAGGCTAAATCGAGAACCGTCGGCTTATCAGTCGAAGAGAAGCGGGAATTGCAGTTGCTGATACTCAACCGTCCCGGCTAGTAAGTAGTCATCAATTAAGAAATTTGTTATAATTATTGGTTTGCATCTCTGCATACTACTATTCTCAATCAGACCCTAAGTTGGATATCGTCTATGGAGCAAAATCCGCAGTCACAGCTAAAGTTACTTGTTGCTAAAGGCAAGGAACAAGGCTATCTGACCTACGCCGAAGTAAATGACCACCTACCAGAGGACATCGTCGATTCTGATCAGGTGGAAGACATCATTCAGATGATCAATGACATGGGTATTAAGGTGGTTGAAACAGCCCCTGATGCCGATGATCTGATGATGACAGAAGACAATGCGGACGAAGACGCGATTGAAGCCGCGGCCCAGGCCCTATCAAGTGTAGAAAGCGAAATTGGCCGCACCACTGACCCAGTACGTATGTACATGCGTGAAATGGGGACAGTAGAACTCCTTACCCGCGAAGGCGAGATTGATATCGCAAAGCGCATTGAAGACGGTATTAACCAAGTTCAGTGCTCTGTTGCCGAGTACCCTAGTGCCATCGCATACCTGCTTGAGCAGTTTGACAAGGTGGAAGCGGAAGAGCTTCGCCTGACCGATATCATTTCCGGTTTTGTCGACCCGAATGAAGAAGAAACGGCGGCCCCAACGGCAACGCACATCGGCTCTGAGCTCAGCGAAGCAGATCTGGAAGACGAAGACAAAGATCTGGAAGAAGATGAAGACGACGAGGCCGAAGAAGAAGATTCTGGTATCGACCCAGAAGTTGCTCGTGAGAAGTTCAATGACCTGCGTGTAGCCTATGACAACATGGCACTCGCTATTGATACTCATGGCCGTCAGGATCCAAAAACTGAAGTGGCAATTGAACAGCTGTCTGAAGTTTTCAAACAGTTCCGCCTGATCCCTAAGCAATTCGACAAGCTGATCAGCTCCCTGCGTGAGTCGATGGACAAAGTACGCACCAACGAGCGTCTGATCATGCGGATGTGTGTCGACAACAGCAAGATGCCTAAGAAAACGTTTGTCGGCCTATTTGCCGGCAACGAAGCCTCTTCTGAGTGGATCGACGAAGCACTGAACTCGGGCAAGCCTTACGCTGAACGCCTGAAAACGTACGAAGACGATCTTCGTCGCGCAACCACCAAGCTGAGTATTCTCGAGCAAGAAACGGGCTTATCTATCGAGCGTATCAAGGACATCAGCCGCCGCATGTCTATCGGTGAAGCGAAGGCTCGCCGTGCGAAGAAAGAGATGGTTGAGGCCAACTTGCGTCTGGTTATCTCGATTGCTAAGAAGTACACCAACCGCGGGCTGCAGTTCTTGGATCTGATCCAGGAAGGTAACATCGGCCTGATGAAAGCGGTAGACAAGTTCGAATACCGTCGTGGTTACAAGTTCTCGACCTATGCGACATGGTGGATCCGCCAGGCAATCACGCGTTCTATTGCTGACCAGGCACGTACCATCCGTATCCCGGTTCACATGATCGAGACGATCAACAAGCTGAACCGTATCTCTCGTCAAATGCTTCAGGAAATGGGCCGCGAGCCGTTGCCGGAAGAGTTGGCCGAGCGAATGCAAATGCCGGAAGACAAGATCCGCAAGGTCCTGAAGATAGCCAAAGAGCCAATTTCGATGGAAACCCCTATCGGTGATGATGAAGATTCGCACCTAGGTGATTTCATCGAAGATACCACGCTTCAGCTTCCGATGGATGCGGCTACTGCGACTAACCTGCGGATGGCAACCAACGAAGTGCTGGCTGGGCTAACACCGCGTGAAGCGAAAGTACTGCGTATGCGTTTCGGTATCGACATGAACACTGACCACACCCTTGAGGAAGTGGGCAAGCAGTTCGACGTTACCCGTGAGCGTATCCGTCAGATAGAAGCGAAGGCGCTACGCAAACTGCGCCACCCAAGCCGCTCAGATGTGCTTCGCAGCTTCCTGGATGAATAATCACGCATCCTGACACTGCTGACATAAACGGGCCCTATGGCCCGTTTTTTATTTCTTTCCAAAAACCATCAAGCACTTACCTACCTAACTGCCAACGCCCGGCAGCTGCCGTTAACTGCCTAAAAAGCAAGCAAAACAACCAGTTTATTCGCTAGACAAGCAGACGGCCTTCCCATATAATTTCCCCCATTCGGCCCCTTAGCTCAGTGGTTAGAGCAGGCGACTCATAATCGCTTGGTCCCCAGTTCAAGTCTGGGAGGGGCCACCAAATATAGAAAGGCCGGAGTGGTTCATCACCGCTCCGGCCTTTTGCTATTGGTTCGCTCCAACTCAACCGCCCACTCAGTATTGTCAGCTCTCCCCCCACCTTGCTGCAACCTTAACCTACTAACAAGTTTATGATTTATTTTTCCCTCCTAAATAAATCATCAATTGATAATAAACAAAAAAAATCTGTGAAATATGTAGATAATCTCACCCTCTCTTTGAGTAAGCGTTAAAAATTTGCGCACTATCACAAGGTGATTAAAGAGATTGACTATGTTAGTATACGACCCTTGTTTGGCCTGCCGATTTATGTAAGGCAGACATACAAGCGTCATGCGGCTACAGTATAATCATGACACCTTGCCAATAACCTTCCCGGTTAACGGCAGCTTTGGCTCACAAGAGAAGCCTTACAAAAGCAAACCAACTGCTTTTGTAAGGCAATATTTTTGAAAAAATTTGTATTACCACTGGTGATAGCTGGACAGAAGTTGCATTTTTTTGAACTTCGCCACATTTTGTAGGCGTATTTCAACATCAATGGCACTGTGTTTTCAGGTATAACTCTGTGAATCAAATTTCCCTTGGGTAAAAGTTCGTCCGGAGACCATTCTCAATGAAAAAGACCAAGATCGTATGTACGATTGGACCTAAAACTGAATCTGTAGAAATGCTTACTAAGCTAGCTAACGCTGGCATGAACGTAATGCGCCTAAACTTCTCACACGGTGACTTCGCTGAGCACGGCCAGCGTATCCAGAACCTACGTGACGTTATGGGTGAAACGGGTAAGCAGCTTGCGATTCTTCTAGACACTAAAGGTCCAGAAATTCGTACTATCAAGCTTGAAGGCGGTCAAGACTTTTCTCTTGTTGCTGGTCAGGAGTTCACGTTCACAACTGACACTTCTGTAATCGGTAACCAAGACCGCGTGGCGGTAACTTACCCTGGCTTCGCTAAAGACCTGGCTAAAGGCAACACTATCCTTGTTGACGACGGCCTGATCGAAATGGAAGTTCTAGAAACGACTGAGACTGAAGTTAAGTGTAAAGTACTTAACAACGGTGACCTAGGTGAAAACAAAGGTGTTAACCTGCCAGGCGTTTCTGTACAGCTTCCAGCACTGTCTGAAAAAGACAAAGCTGACCTAGTATTCGGTTGTGAGCAAGGCGTTGACTTCGTTGCCGCTTCTTTCATCCGTAAGGCATCTGACGTTAAAGAAATCCGTGAGCTACTAGTGGCTAACGGCGGCGAGAACATCCAGATCATCTCTAAGATCGAGAACCAGGAAGGCGTTGACAACTTCGACGAAATCCTAGAAGCCTCTGACGGTATCATGGTTGCTCGTGGTGACCTTGGTGTTGAGATCCCAGTTGAAGAAGTTATCTTCGCTCAGAAGATGATGATCGAGAAGTGTAACCGTGCACGTAAAGTCGTTATCACTGCAACTCAGATGCTTGATTCTATGATCAAGAACCCACGTCCAACTCGCGCAGAAGCGGGTGACGTTGCGAACGCAATCATGGACGGTACAGATGCAGTAATGCTTTCTGGTGAGTCTGCGAAAGGTAAGTACCCAATCGAAGCGGTAACTATCATGGCTCAGATCTGTGAGCGTACTGACGCTGCACTGAAAGCAGAGCTAGGTTCTCGCCTAGACAGCCCACGCCTACGTATCACTGAAGCGGTATGTAAAGGTGCGGTTGACACGTCTGAGAAGCTAAACGCGCCTCTTATCGTAGTAGCAACTGAAGCGGGTAAGTCTGCACGTTCTGTACGTAAGTACTTCCCAACGGCAAACATCCTAGCGGTTACCACTAACACTAAGACGGCTGCTCAGCTAGCACTGACTAAAGGTGTTACTCCAGTCGTTGTTGACTCTATCGACAACACTGATGCGTTCTACGGCCGTGGTAAAGAGCTTGCACTAGAAACTGGTCTGGGCGCTAAAGGCGATATCGTTGTTATGGTATCTGGCGCGCTAGTTCCTTCTGGTACAACTAACACAGCTTCTGTACACGTACTATAAGTGTCATTGCGCTGATTGCTAAAACGGGAGCCTCGGCTCCCGTTTTTTTATCCCCCCGCAGCTCTCTAAGCCTGCCGCCTTCATGATCTGTGACGACCTCTCACAATAATGAAACTTAGCAATCGCACTCCATTTTTTTCCTCGATATACTTCACCCTGCAGTATGCCCCCTGAGCATAGCCTCAAGGACTTAACATCACGGGTAGCACTGTCCATTTTGAGCTGAAACCACACAAGAGGAAGACCGTGTCCAGCCCTACCCTTGCCGATAAAGTCATGGAAATGATCCGCCAGGATATCTTGACAGGTGAACTGTCCCCCGGCCAAAAACTGGTTGTCGCTGATCTGAAGCAGCAATATCAAGTAGGAGCCTCCCCGATCCGCGAGGCCTTGGTCCAACTGGCTTGGCGCAAGTATGTGCATTTTGCCCCACAAAAAGGCTGCTGGGTTGCCAACATCTCTGCGGTGGAACTGGAAGATCTGTTCGATACGAGCCAGGAGCTGTCCAGGATCCTGCTACAGCGCGCCATACAGCATGGCGATGAGAGCTGGGAGATCAATATCCTAACCAGCTACCACAAACTCAGCCGGCTGAACCCAGCCGAGGCGACAACAGACTTCGGCGAATGGGAGCAGAGACACAGCGACTTTCACCATGCCCTGCTGGCTGGCAGCCAATCACCGACCATGCTGGCCCTGTACCGCCAAGTGTATGAGCAAATCGAACGCTACCGCCATCTTTGGGTAAGCCGCCACCGCAGGTACGAAGAGCGCTACCACGACAACGGTGAGCATGAGGCGATGATGAAAGCGGTATTAGACCGCAATACCGAACAAGCACTCGCTATCATGGCAACGCATTCAACACGTGCCTTGGAGATGATAAAGGATGATCTCGAGTGACCTACCAGAAGATTTCCTTGTGGTGAGTATTGAGCAGCAGTACCGCTAACAGGAAGTACAAGGCGCTAACATTAAAGCCAAGTAAAAACAGGGTGAGTACTGTCAGCCTTGCCAGAAATTTACCGTTCATCGATTCCCCCTAGTGCCATACGACCCAGTTGGCACCTAGCCTTATTAGACTTTAGTCTAATAAGGCTAGACTTTCAGGGTGACCATAAGACAACACCCGGTGAAAACACCGGGTGTATTAGTCATGATACAGTTTACGGAAGGGCTAGGCCTTGAGCGCCCGCTCCCCCCTGGCAATACCGACTACCCCACTGCGCGCGACTTCGATAATTTCAGTCGCTTCACCGACAGCCGATAAAAAGGCATCCAGCTTCTCGCTGGCGCCCGCCAACTGCACGGTATAGATCTGACTGGTCACATCGACAATCTGCCCGCGGAAAATATCTGCGGTACGCTTGACCTCAGCACGAGCAAAACCACTGGCCTTAACCTTAACCAGCATCAGCTCACGCTCGATGTGCTCACTTTCGGTGACATTGCTGACCTTGAGAATATCAATCAGCTTATGCAGCTGCTTTTCGATTTGCTCCAGTGCCGCATCATCCTCGACATTGGTTGTTATATTCAAACGCGAAAGTGTCGCATCATCTGTCGGCGCTACGGTCAACGACTCAATATTGTAGCCCCGCTGCGAAAACAACCCCACAACCCGTGACAATGCGCCCGGTTCATTTTCAAGAAGTACTGATACAATCCTGCGCATAATTACGTTCTCTCCGTTTTACTCAGCCACATTTCGCTCATCGACCCGCCACGGATCAACATTGGGTAGACATGCTCAGTCTCGTCGACACTGATATCGATAAAGACCAGGCGATCTTTCAGCGCCAGTGCCTTCTCCAGCTCTTCTTCCAGTTTGCTAGGATCGGAAATCCGGACCCCGACATGGCCATAAGCCTCGGCAATAGCCGCAAAGTCAGGTACCGAGTCCATGTAGGAATGGGAGTGGCGCCCCTGATAAATCATATCCTGCCATTGCTTGACCATGCCCAAAAAACGGTTGTTGAGATTGATAATCTTAACCGGAATATCGTACTGCAATGCCGTAGAAAGCTCCTGGATGTTCATCTGGATACTGCCATCACCGGTCACACAGACCACTTCGGCATCCGGCAGAGCGAACTTCACCCCCATAGCAGCAGGCAAGCCAAAGCCCATGGTGCCAAGGCCACCGGAGTTGATCCAGCGACGCGGCTTGTCAAACGGGTAATACAGGGCGGCAAACATCTGGTGCTGCCCCACATCCGACGCCACATAAGCATCGCCATCCGTCAGCCGGTGCAGCACTTCAATCACCTCCTGCGGCTTGATACGCTCGTTATCCTTTTTGTAGCTCAGGCACTGACGGCCACGCCAAGATTCGATTTCGCTCCACCACTCATCAATGGCGGCATCATCGCTATGGCTGTTTTGCTCATCTAGCATCTTAAGCATGCAGTTCAGCACCGTATCCGCCGAGCCGACAATCGGGATATCTGCCGAGATGGTCTTGGAAATGGATGATGGGTCGACATCAATGTGCATGATAGTGGCATTGGGGCAGTACTTCTCGACGTTGTTGGTCGTACGATCGTCAAAACGGACACCGACACCAAAAATCAAATCCGAGTTGTGCATCGCCATATTGGCTTCGTAGGTACCGTGCATGCCTAGCATACCTAGGTTGTTCCTGTGCGAGCCCGGAAAAGCGCCCAGCCCCATCAGGGTATTTACTACCGGGATATTCAAGCTTTCGGCCAGCTTGAGCAACTGCGGGCTACAGTCGGCCATGATGGCCCCGCCACCGACATACAACACCGGCTTCTTAGCGGCCAGCAAGGCTTTGAGGCCGCGCTTGATCTGCCCCTTGTGACCCTGAGTGGTCGGGTTGTAAGAACGCATCACTATCGACTCAGGATACTTGTACGGGAAGTTCTGAGCCGGATTGAGCATATCTTTGGGAATATCGATAACCACAGGGCCAGGACGGCCGCTAGAGGCAATGTAGAAGGCTTTTTTGATGATCGCAGGGATATCTTCCGGCTTTTTCACCAAGAAGCTGTGTTTAACGACAGGGCGGGAGATCCCTACCATGTCACACTCCTGGAAGGCATCGTTGCCAATGAGGTTGCTCATGACCTGGCCGGAAAGTACGACCATAGGAATGGAGTCCATATACGCGGTAGCGATACCAGTGATCGCGTTGGTCGCCCCCGGGCCAGACGTTACCAGTACCACACCGACCTCACCCGTAGCACGGGCATAACCGTCGGCCATGTGCACTGCCGCTTGCTCGTGGCGGACCAGTACGTGTTCGATATCGCTTTTCTCATGCAGCGCATCGTAAATATCAAGTACTGAACCACCAGGGTATCCGAAGATATGTTTCACGCCTTGATCGATCATCGAACGGACGATCATATCGGCGCCGGACAACATTTCCATATTTCTGCCTCCAGGTCGCGTATACCACCCTGCATAGCTAATTCATTCCAGAGATCTTGGCTAGCGGCCTGAGCCTGCCTGTTAGGCTGGAGGAGCAAACAGGCAAGGGGTCAGCACGGGTTGCGCTAGCCTGCAATTGGAATACAGCAGCCTCGAGATACACGGCGGCTTCAATTAGCTATACAGGCTGATATAACATAGTTAGGGCTTATTTTTAGCCTAATAAAATGAAATCAAGTGATGTTTTCATGCTATGTGTTCTGCTCCGTGTCATAACACGAGCAGTAATCCGCAACAACTGTAACGTTTTTTTAGCAAACAAGTCTATCGTGCGAAGGCAGTTAACACATTTCCTCTAAAATGAGTAAATATTCATCAAGATAATAGCCAACCAATAGAGCCAGAGTAAGATAATGCCCCGCCAACCCCCACTCTGGCAGCATGTTTAACTGCTCGAACCAGCTGGCACGTTCTCCTTTGCCCTACGGCAAGGGGCTCGAGCACCTCACTCCTCGCCCACACCTTTCAACAGGCAATAAAAAAGGAGAGCCGGAGCTCTCCTTTACAGGGATGAGATACAATTACTTCGCCGCTTTGTGGCTTTCTTCGTACATGCGCTCAATTTGCTGGTGGTAACGATCCTGGATCACCTTGCGACGCAGTTTCTGGGTCGGTGTCAGCTCGCCTTTATCCATCGAGAACGCACTCGGCAGCAGGGTAAACTTCTTCACTTGCTCAAAGCGGGCCAAGTCTTTCTGCAGCTCTACCACGCGTTTCTCGATCAGCTCGATGATCTGGTTGTGCTTGATCAGCTCCATCCGATCCTGGTACTTGATATTGAGCTCACGGGCATGCTCTTCCAGAGTTTCGAAACATGGCACAATCAAAGCCGAGACAAACTTACGAGTATCGGCTATCACTGCGATTTGCTCGATGAAATGGTCTTTACCAATCGTGCCTTCGATCACCTGCGGGGCAATGTATTTACCGCCAGAGGTCTTCATCAGCTCCTTGATGCGATCGGTAATGAACAAGTTGCCATCGGCATCGATATGGCCGGCATCTCCGGTCTTTAAGAAGCCGTCTTCAGTAAAGTTCTTGGCGGTTTCTTCCGGCATGTTGTAATAGCCGCGCATGACCATCGGGCCGCGAACCAAGATTTCGTTGTTGTCG
This Photobacterium gaetbulicola Gung47 DNA region includes the following protein-coding sequences:
- a CDS encoding DNA primase (COG0358), producing MAGKIPRTFIDDLISRHDIVDIVDARVKLKKQGKNFGACCPFHNEKTPSFSVSQEKQFYHCFGCGAHGNVLDFVMEFDRLEFVEAIEELASQLGLEVPREQGSGGGQSGARSKEKLGLYEMMGQISQFYQGQLRTQEGQVAIDYLKGRGLSGEVVKKFGIGFVPDQWDLVRNRFGRDMSAQQALVSAGMLIENDNGRRYDRFRGRVMFPIHDRRGRVIGFGGRVLGDGTPKYLNSPETPIFHKGRELYGLYEVLQAHREPEKLLVVEGYMDVVALAQFGVDYAVASLGTSTTGDHIQMMFRQTGTVVCCYDGDRAGRDAAWRAMEQALPYLNDGRQLKFMFLPDGEDPDTYIRQYGQEGFEKQVDQAMTLSDFMFSTLLQQVDTSSNEGKAKLSTLAVPLIDKVPGGTLRLYLREMLGRKLGLPNEEQLQQLISKQGAEAPKKAGQPEIKRTPMREVIALLIQNPQFVNSLEFDMAAFEGIDVAGLNLLITIVEKCRVNPNIKTGQLLEGWRGSKSEGMLARLAAWELPLAKEEDNTLDVFLDAMDKVIDQCVKQQIEKLQAKSRTVGLSVEEKRELQLLILNRPG
- a CDS encoding RNA polymerase sigma factor RpoD (COG0568), with amino-acid sequence MEQNPQSQLKLLVAKGKEQGYLTYAEVNDHLPEDIVDSDQVEDIIQMINDMGIKVVETAPDADDLMMTEDNADEDAIEAAAQALSSVESEIGRTTDPVRMYMREMGTVELLTREGEIDIAKRIEDGINQVQCSVAEYPSAIAYLLEQFDKVEAEELRLTDIISGFVDPNEEETAAPTATHIGSELSEADLEDEDKDLEEDEDDEAEEEDSGIDPEVAREKFNDLRVAYDNMALAIDTHGRQDPKTEVAIEQLSEVFKQFRLIPKQFDKLISSLRESMDKVRTNERLIMRMCVDNSKMPKKTFVGLFAGNEASSEWIDEALNSGKPYAERLKTYEDDLRRATTKLSILEQETGLSIERIKDISRRMSIGEAKARRAKKEMVEANLRLVISIAKKYTNRGLQFLDLIQEGNIGLMKAVDKFEYRRGYKFSTYATWWIRQAITRSIADQARTIRIPVHMIETINKLNRISRQMLQEMGREPLPEELAERMQMPEDKIRKVLKIAKEPISMETPIGDDEDSHLGDFIEDTTLQLPMDAATATNLRMATNEVLAGLTPREAKVLRMRFGIDMNTDHTLEEVGKQFDVTRERIRQIEAKALRKLRHPSRSDVLRSFLDE
- a CDS encoding pyruvate kinase (COG0469,COG3848); translated protein: MKKTKIVCTIGPKTESVEMLTKLANAGMNVMRLNFSHGDFAEHGQRIQNLRDVMGETGKQLAILLDTKGPEIRTIKLEGGQDFSLVAGQEFTFTTDTSVIGNQDRVAVTYPGFAKDLAKGNTILVDDGLIEMEVLETTETEVKCKVLNNGDLGENKGVNLPGVSVQLPALSEKDKADLVFGCEQGVDFVAASFIRKASDVKEIRELLVANGGENIQIISKIENQEGVDNFDEILEASDGIMVARGDLGVEIPVEEVIFAQKMMIEKCNRARKVVITATQMLDSMIKNPRPTRAEAGDVANAIMDGTDAVMLSGESAKGKYPIEAVTIMAQICERTDAALKAELGSRLDSPRLRITEAVCKGAVDTSEKLNAPLIVVATEAGKSARSVRKYFPTANILAVTTNTKTAAQLALTKGVTPVVVDSIDNTDAFYGRGKELALETGLGAKGDIVVMVSGALVPSGTTNTASVHVL
- a CDS encoding putative LuxZ (COG1802); protein product: MSSPTLADKVMEMIRQDILTGELSPGQKLVVADLKQQYQVGASPIREALVQLAWRKYVHFAPQKGCWVANISAVELEDLFDTSQELSRILLQRAIQHGDESWEINILTSYHKLSRLNPAEATTDFGEWEQRHSDFHHALLAGSQSPTMLALYRQVYEQIERYRHLWVSRHRRYEERYHDNGEHEAMMKAVLDRNTEQALAIMATHSTRALEMIKDDLE
- a CDS encoding acetolactate synthase III small subunit (COG0440); this translates as MRRIVSVLLENEPGALSRVVGLFSQRGYNIESLTVAPTDDATLSRLNITTNVEDDAALEQIEKQLHKLIDILKVSNVTESEHIERELMLVKVKASGFARAEVKRTADIFRGQIVDVTSQIYTVQLAGASEKLDAFLSAVGEATEIIEVARSGVVGIARGERALKA
- a CDS encoding acetolactate synthase 3 catalytic subunit (COG0028), with product MEMLSGADMIVRSMIDQGVKHIFGYPGGSVLDIYDALHEKSDIEHVLVRHEQAAVHMADGYARATGEVGVVLVTSGPGATNAITGIATAYMDSIPMVVLSGQVMSNLIGNDAFQECDMVGISRPVVKHSFLVKKPEDIPAIIKKAFYIASSGRPGPVVIDIPKDMLNPAQNFPYKYPESIVMRSYNPTTQGHKGQIKRGLKALLAAKKPVLYVGGGAIMADCSPQLLKLAESLNIPVVNTLMGLGAFPGSHRNNLGMLGMHGTYEANMAMHNSDLIFGVGVRFDDRTTNNVEKYCPNATIMHIDVDPSSISKTISADIPIVGSADTVLNCMLKMLDEQNSHSDDAAIDEWWSEIESWRGRQCLSYKKDNERIKPQEVIEVLHRLTDGDAYVASDVGQHQMFAALYYPFDKPRRWINSGGLGTMGFGLPAAMGVKFALPDAEVVCVTGDGSIQMNIQELSTALQYDIPVKIINLNNRFLGMVKQWQDMIYQGRHSHSYMDSVPDFAAIAEAYGHVGVRISDPSKLEEELEKALALKDRLVFIDISVDETEHVYPMLIRGGSMSEMWLSKTERT